One Lycium barbarum isolate Lr01 chromosome 5, ASM1917538v2, whole genome shotgun sequence genomic window carries:
- the LOC132640423 gene encoding laccase-12-like, producing MESFNSIANPLCSLSFMCILLLFANAASGKTHYHEFVIQATPVKRLCKTHNTITVNGQFPGPTLEVNNGDTLVVKVVNRARYNVTIHWHGVRQMRTGWADGPEFVTQCPIRPGKSYTYRFTIQGQEGTLWWHAHSSWLRATVYGALIIHPKEGAHYPFPKPKRETPILLGEWWDTNPIDVVRQATRTGAAPNVSDAYTINGQPGDLYKCSRQDTTIVHVDSGETNLLRVINAALNQQLFFTVANHKLTVVGAEASYVKPFTTSVLMLGPGQTTDVLIKADQPAARYYMAARAYASAQRAPFDNTTTTAILEYKTASCSSNCAKTNPVFPSLPAYNDTATVTAFTTKFRSPRKVEVPTEIDENLFFTVGLGLQNCPRGASSKKCQGPNGTRFAASMNNISFVLPSNFSLLQAHHQGIPGVFSTDFPANPPVKFDYTGNVSRSLQQPIRGTKLYKLKYGARVQVVLQGTSIFTAENHPIHLHGYDFYVIAEGFGNFNPKTDTAKFNLVDPPFRNTASVPVNGWTVIRFVADNPGVWLMHCHLDVHITWGLAMAFLVENGVSELESLEAPPVDLPVC from the exons ATGGAGTCCTTCAACAGCATTGCCAACCCTTTGTGTTCTTTATCCTTTATGTGCATTTTGCTTCTCTTTGCAAATGCAGCATCCGGGAAAACTCACTACCATGAGTTTGTT ATTCAAGCAACACCAGTGAAGAGGCTGTGCAAAACCCACAATACCATAACGGTGAATGGACAATTCCCTGGACCAACACTGGAAGTAAACAACGGGGATACTCTAGTGGTCAAAGTTGTCAATAGAGCTCGATACAATGTCACCATTCACTG GCATGGAGTTAGACAAATGCGAACAGGATGGGCAGATGGACCAGAATTTGTCACTCAGTGCCCAATTAGACCAGGAAAGAGTTATACTTACCGCTTCACAATTCAAGGACAAGAAGGGACACTTTGGTGGCACGCCCACAGCTCATGGCTAAGGGCTACTGTTTATGGAGCTTTAATTATCCACCCAAAAGAAGGAGCACATTATCCATTTCCTAAGCCCAAAAGAGAGACACCAATTCTGCTTG GTGAGTGGTGGGATACAAATCCTATTGACGTTGTAAGACAAGCGACAAGAACAGGAGCAGCTCCTAATGTATCAGATGCGTACACCATCAACGGTCAACCAGGTGACCTCTACAAATGTTCTCGTCAAG ATACCACAATAGTCCATGTGGACTCTGGCGAAACCAACCTCCTTCGAGTTATCAATGCTGCACTCAATCAGCAACTTTTCTTTACAGTGGCCAACCATAAGCTTACTGTTGTTGGAGCAGAGGCCTCTTATGTTAAACCCTTCACAACATCAGTCCTTATGCTCGGACCAGGCCAGACAACGGATGTCCTGATCAAAGCTGATCAGCCAGCAGCCAGATACTACATGGCAGCACGTGCATACGCAAGTGCTCAACGCGCCCCCTTTGATAACACCACAACCACAGCCATACTTGAGTACAAAACAGCTTCTTGTTCTTCCAATTGTGCCAAGACCAATCCAGTTTTCCCATCTTTACCAGCATATAATGACACAGCCACTGTGACAGCCTTCACAACCAAATTCAGAAGCCCAAGAAAGGTCGAGGTGCCCACTGAAATTGATGAAAATCTATTCTTCACAGTCGGGCTGGGACTCCAGAACTGCCCAAGAGGTGCAAGCTCCAAAAAGTGTCAAGGTCCAAACGGAACTCGATTCGCTGCCAGTATGAACAATATATCTTTTGTGCTACCATCCAATTTTTCGCTGCTTCAAGCACATCACCAAGGCATACCTGGTGTTTTCTCAACTGATTTCCCAGCAAACCCGCCTGTAAAATTTGATTATACTGGTAACGTAAGCCGGTCACTGCAGCAACCTATTAGAGGAACTAAGCTGTACAAACTGAAATACGGGGCACGAGTGCAAGTTGTTTTACAGGGGACAAGTATCTTTACAGCTGAAAATCACCCAATCCATCTTCATGGATATGATTTTTACGTCATTGCGGAGGGATTTGGTAACTTTAATCCAAAGACTGATACGGCTAAATTCAACCTTGTTGATCCCCCTTTCCGAAATACAGCCAGTGTACCCGTCAACGGATGGACAGTCATCAGATTTGTCGCTGATAATCCAG GAGTGTGGCTAATGCATTGTCACTTGGACGTTCACATTACGTGGGGTCTGGCCATGGCGTTCCTCGTGGAAAACGGAGTTAGTGAACTGGAATCATTGGAGGCTCCTCCAGTAGATCTCCCTGTCTGTTGA